In Malus sylvestris chromosome 15, drMalSylv7.2, whole genome shotgun sequence, a single genomic region encodes these proteins:
- the LOC126605269 gene encoding uncharacterized protein LOC126605269 — protein sequence MPLMKRKPFPLAELPDDLESHELVYQVRTTKEIFRDYGEYLNRINLYRQRIWMCKVSGKTNLTYEEALLSEQRATEKVQQFPKELVAPALQIIQYSMLSLKDLADIIATKLQDHIYVGAEMYGRKGDDMYPCKISKVFEESVGKVEYEVAWLDRNKEVMETSVINREDLRQKKPPFSRNFLKSFIRESTYRNAPWVLHGKLAQIHGISTSVPENLRGKVSFKDGLLVCKKRRKNEEEAKHELQNFKRKKVEGSAIEEGDEPAEEPIKYPIDDLLVQPDADDPVFTDRPSPLTDFNVPMECVGDLLMVWDFCSSFGRLLHLWPFSLEDFENAICHKMGNLILLVETHSALLRLLMKDNDEYSSTIRKRNRKLKITLITWTEYLCDFLDMVNSSELRGYIATIKRGHYGILDAHAKLLILRELVSHALETNTLREKLAKFVEQRQALGATIRGEALEEARKKREEKDRLKAEYDPNQVVDLESNGSASTNGNHMRQNGDIVKKRNGEIQTSRQNCASEKSESNQIDNAPKKTARKQNLEVDIPIPNGKGLSEKDPHERSRDDRKEVTGMKSKEQRKEYYEREIEKRVIRTNSLGKDRNYNRYWWFQRDGRIFVESSDSKQWGYYSSKEELYLLIGSLNCKGERERALKKQLEKFNSRICLEMEKRSRDLVQEVALEEAVLRRSSRVRAPPKKNPANAFLEYVNKWKED from the exons ATGCCTCTAATGAAAAGAAAGCCGTTTCCCTTGGCTGAACTACCTGATGATTTGGAGTCTCATGAGCTTGTATACCAAGTTCGAACTACAAAAGAGATATTTCGAGACTACGG TGAATATCTGAACCGGATAAATTTGTATCGCCAGAGAATTTGGATGTGCAAAGTCTCTGGAAAAACTAATTTGACTTATGAAGAGGCTTTGCTATCAGAACAACGTGCTACTGAGAAGGTTCAGCAGTTTCCCAAGGAGCTCGTGGCACCTGCACTACAGATTATCCAATACA GTATGCTTTCGTTGAAAGATCTTGCTGACATCATAGCCACAAAGTTGCAGGATCACATATATGTGGGTGCTGAAATGTATGGGAGGAAGGGTGATGATATGTATCCATGCAAAATATCAAAGGTTTTTGAAGAAAGTGTTGGAAAAGTTGAATATGAGGTAGCTTGGCTTGACAGGAATAAGGAAGTTATGGAAACTTCAGTAATAAATCGGGAAGACCTGAGACAGAAGAAGCCACCATTTAGTAGAAATTTTTTGAAATCTTTTATTCGGGAATCTACATACCGAAATGCTCCTTGGGTGCTCCATGGTAAACTTGCACAAATTCATGGAATCTCAACAAGTGTTCCGGAGAACTTAAGGGGCAAAGTCTCTTTCAAGGATGGTTTACTAGTCTGCaagaagagaaggaaaaatgagGAG GAAGCAAAACATgaacttcaaaattttaaaaggaaaaaagttGAAGGTTCAGCTATAGAAG AAGGTGACGAACCAGCAGAAGAACCTATCAAGTATCCAATTGATGACCTTTTGGTACAACCAGATGCAGATGATCCAGTTTTCACGGATCGCCCTTCGCCATTGACGGACTTTAATGTCCCAATGGAATGTGTTGGTGACCTTTTgatggtttgggatttttgttcTTCGTTTGGTAGGCTTTTGCACTTGTGGCCATTCTCTCTTGAAGATTTTGAGAATGCTATCTGCCACAAGATGGGCAATTTGATTCTTCTTGTGGAAACTCATTCGGCTCTTCTCCGGTTGCTCATGAAAGATAATGACGAATATTCTTCAACCATACGGAAAAGAAATCGAAAGTTGAAG ATAACTCTAATTACTTGGACAGAGTATTTGTGCGATTTTCTGGATATGGTGAACAGTTCTGAGTTACGTGGTTACATAGCAACTATCAAGCGGGGGCATTATGGCATTTTAGATGCTCATGCTAAATTGCTAATCTTGCGAGAATTGGTCAGTCATGCACTTGAAACAAATACTCTAAGGGAGAAGTTGGCTAAGTTTGTTGAACAGAGGCAGGCACTTGGAGCCACAATAAGGGGGGAAGCATTGGAGGAAgctagaaagaaaagagaagagaaggaTCGTTTGAAAGCAGAGTATGATCCCAATCAAGTTGTGGATTTGGAGAGTAATGGAAGTGCATCAACAAATGGTAATCATATGAGACAGAACGGAGACATagtaaagaaaagaaatggTGAAATCCAAACATCAAGACAGAATTGTGCATCAGAGAAAAG TGAGAGCAATCAAATTGACAATGCACCAAAGAAAACAGCCAGGAAACAGAACTTGGAAGTGGACATCCCAATACCCAATGGGAAGGGTTTATCTGAGAAGGACCCACATGAACGATCAAGGGATGATAGAAAGGAAGTCACCGGAATGAAAAGCAAAGAACAGAGG AAGGAATATTATGAGCGGGAGATTGAGAAGCGGGTTATACGTACCAATTCCTTGGGTAAAGACCGAAATTATAACAGATATTGGTGGTTCCAGCGTGATGGAAGAATATTTGTTGAGAGTTCTGACTCCAAGCAGTGGGGGTATTACAGTAGTAAGGAAGAG CTGTATTTGTTGATCGGCTCGCTGAATTgcaagggtgagagagagagggcactTAAAAAGCAGCTGGAAAAATTCAATAGCAGAATATG CCTGGAAATGGAAAAGAGATCAAGGGACTTGGTTCAAGAGGTTGCATTGGAGGAAGCAGTGCTGCGAAGGTCTTCTCGTGTAAGAGCCCCACCGAAGAAAAATCCTGCTAATGCTTTCCTAGAGTACGTTAACAAGTGGAAGGAAGACTAA
- the LOC126603974 gene encoding probable glycosyltransferase At5g03795 isoform X2, whose product MRPSRHKPVSTLSSILVGLILVVTLAVILLAISSAFSSSSSSEITSTVAAASAATGDSLPALSSAQPQPPLLTTAAAAPAPAPAPSPAPQILAVDVLQETIIQKVEGDATNYTAKKNDDVANRTVFISGSQLDKVEASLGRARSSIREAALVRNKSSTHQDPDYVPRGPIYRNPNAFHRSYLEMEKVFKIYVYEEGEVPIFHDGPCRSIYSSEGRFIHEMEKGKMYRTKDPHKALVYFLPFSVVNMVQYIYMPETFDRSGMKRAVVDYINLISHKHPFWNRSLGADHFMLSCHDWGPTTTSFVPDLFHNSIRVLCNANTSEGFNPLKDASFPEINLKTSEMPGIGGRPPSKRSTLAFFAGRLHGHIRYLLLNEWKGKDQDVQVYDQLPRRVSYENMLKSSKFCLCPSGYEVASPRVVEAIYAECVPVLISDGYVPPFSDVLNWKSFSVQIPVKNISDIKTILTAISSRQYLRMQRRVKQVQRHFLVNGPPKRYDVFHMIVHSIWLRRLNIRIQDVFT is encoded by the exons ATGAGGCCCAGTCGTCACAAACCAGTTTCAACTTTATCCTCCATTTTAGTGGGATTAATACTCGTAGTAACTTTGGCAGTAATTTTGTTGGCAATCTCAAGCGccttctcatcttcttcttcttcagagATAACATCGACAGTAGCTGCTGCTTCAGCAGCAACTGGAGACTCTCTTCCTGCTTTATCATCCGCTCAACCACAACCTCCACTCCTAACTACAGCGGCCGCAGCTCCTGCTCCTGCTCCTGCTCCTTCTCCTGCCCCTCAAATATTA GCAGTTGATGTGTTGCAAGAGACGATAATCCAGAAAGTAGAGGGAGATGCAACTAATTATACAGCTAAAAAGAATGATGACGTTGCTAATAGAACAGTGTTCATCAGCGGCAGCCAGCTTGATAAAGTAGAAGCAAGTTTGGGTAGAGCAAGGTCTTCCATAAGAGAAGCTGCTCTAGTTAGGAATAAATCATCTACACATCAAGACCCTGATTATGTTCCTCGAGGTCCCATATATCGCAACCCTAACGCCTTCCACAG GAGTTACCTAGAGATGGAGAAAGTGTTCAAGATCTACGTATACGAAGAAGGAGAGGTTCCAATATTTCACGACGGACCATGCAGGAGTATATATTCATCGGAGGGAAGGTTTATTCATGAGATGGAGAAGGGCAAAATGTACCGTACAAAAGACCCTCACAAGGCACTTGTTTATTTCCTTCCATTCAGTGTGGTTAACATGGTTCAGTATATCTATATGCCTGAAACCTTTGATCGAAGTGGCATGAAGCGTGCTGTGGTCGACTACATCAATCTCATCTCTCACAAACATCCCTTCTGGAATCGAAGCCTCGGTGCCGATCATTTCATGTTGTCCTGTCACGATTGG GGACCAACTACGACGTCCTTCGTCCCCGACTTATTCCACAACTCCATCAGAGTTTTGTGCAATGCGAACACTTCAGAAGGATTCAATCCGTTGAAAGATGCGTCATTTCCAGAGATTAATTTGAAAACATCGGAGATGCCAGGAATTGGCGGTCGGCCTCCATCGAAGCGATCCACACTAGCTTTCTTTGCAGGGCGTCTACACGGCCACATCAGGTACCTTCTCCTAAACGAATGGAAAGGCAAAGACCAAGATGTGCAAGTTTATGACCAACTTCCTCGGAGAGTGTCGTACGAGAACATGCTCAAGAGTAGCAAGTTTTGCTTATGCCCTAGCGGGTACGAAGTGGCAAGTCCAAGAGTGGTGGAAGCAATTTATGCCGAGTGTGTGCCGGTGTTGATTTCAGATGGTTATGTTCCTCCATTCAGCGATGTTTTGAACTGGAAGTCATTTTCTGTACAAATTCCGGTCAAGAATATATCCGACATCAAGACCATATTGACAGCCATATCGAGCAGACAGTACCTCCGAATGCAGAGGAGGGTGAAACAAGTGCAACGACATTTTTTGGTGAATGGACCCCCGAAGAGATACGATGTTTTCCACATGATTGTTCACTCCATCTGGCTCAGACGATTAAACATTCGCATTCAAGATGTATTCACCTAA
- the LOC126603974 gene encoding probable glycosyltransferase At5g03795 isoform X3, translating to MRPSRHKPVSTLSSILVGLILVVTLAVILLAISSAFSSSSSSEITSTVAAASAATGDSLPALSSAQPQPPLLTTAAAAPAPAPAPSPAPQILAADVLQETIIQKVEGDVINRVDNDVVANRTVFISGSQLDKVEASLGRARSAIREAAKVRNKTSTHQDPDYVPRGPIYHNPNAFHRSYLEMEKVFKIYVYEEGEVPIFHEGPCRGIYSSEGRFIHEMEKGKFYRTKDPHKALVYFLPFSVVTMVEYIYMPETFDRSGMKLAVVDYINLISHKHPFWNRSHGADHFMLSCHDWGPYTTSFVPDLFHNSIRILCNANTTEGFNPSKDASLPEINLKTSEMSGIGGQPPSKRSTLAFFAGGLHGHIRYLLLNEWKGKDQDVLVYDKLPQGVSYENMLKSSKFCLCPSGYEVASPRVVEAIYAQCVPVLISDGYVPPFSDVLNWNSFSVQVPVKNISDIKTILTAISSREYLRMQRKVKQVQRHFLVNGPPKRYDVFHMIVHSIWLRRLNIRIQDVFT from the exons ATGAGGCCCAGTCGTCACAAACCAGTTTCAACTTTATCCTCCATTTTAGTGGGATTAATACTCGTAGTAACTTTGGCAGTAATTTTGTTGGCAATCTCAAGCGccttctcatcttcttcttcttcagagATAACATCGACAGTAGCTGCTGCTTCAGCAGCAACTGGAGACTCTCTTCCTGCTTTATCATCCGCTCAACCACAACCTCCACTCCTAACTACAGCGGCCGCAGCTCCTGCTCCTGCTCCTGCTCCTTCTCCTGCCCCTCAAATATTA GCAGCTGATGTGTTGCAAGAGACGATAATCCAGAAAGTAGAAGGAGACGTGATTAATAGAGTGGATAATGATGTTGTTGCCAATAGAACAGTGTTCATCAGCGGCAGCCAGCTTGATAAAGTAGAAGCAAGTTTGGGTAGAGCACGGTCTGCCATTAGAGAAGCTGCTAAAGTTAGGAATAAAACATCCACACATCAAGACCCTGATTATGTTCCTCGAGGCCCTATATATCATAACCCTAACGCCTTCCACAG GAGTTACCTAGAGATGGAGAAGGTGTTCAAGATCTATGTATACGAAGAAGGAGAGGTTCCAATATTTCACGAAGGGCCATGCAGGGGTATATATTCATCAGAAGGAAGGTTTATTCATGAGATGGAGAAGGGCAAATTTTATCGTACAAAAGACCCTCACAAGGCACTTGTTTATTTCCTTCCATTCAGTGTGGTTACTATGGTAGAGTATATCTATATGCCTGAAACCTTTGATCGAAGTGGCATGAAGCTTGCTGTGGTCGACTACATCAATCTCATTTCTCACAAACATCCGTTCTGGAACCGAAGCCACGGTGCCGATCATTTCATGTTGTCCTGTCATGATTGG GGACCATATACGACATCCTTCGTCCCTGATTTATTCCACAACTCCATTAGAATTCTATGCAATGCGAACACTACAGAAGGATTTAATCCGTCGAAAGATGCGTCACTTCCAGAGATTAATCTGAAAACATCGGAAATGTCGGGAATCGGCGGCCAGCCTCCATCGAAGCGATCCACACTAGCTTTCTTTGCAGGGGGTCTACACGGCCACATCAGGTACCTTCTCCTAAACGAATGGAAGGGCAAAGACCAAGACGTGTTAGTTTACGACAAACTTCCTCAGGGAGTGTCGTACGAGAACATGCTCAAGAGCAGCAAGTTTTGCTTATGCCCTAGCGGGTACGAAGTGGCAAGTCCAAGAGTGGTGGAAGCAATTTATGCACAGTGTGTGCCGGTGTTGATTTCAGATGGCTACGTTCCTCCATTCAGCGATGTTTTGAACTGGAACTCGTTTTCTGTACAAGTTCCGGTCAAGAATATATCCGACATCAAGACCATATTGACAGCCATATCGAGCAGGGAGTACCTCCGGATGCAGAGGAAGGTGAAACAAGTGCAACGACATTTTTTGGTGAATGGACCCCCGAAGAGATACGATGTTTTCCACATGATTGTTCACTCCATCTGGCTCAGACGCTTAAACATTCGCATTCAAGATGTATTCACCTAA
- the LOC126603974 gene encoding probable glycosyltransferase At5g03795 isoform X1 codes for MRPSRNKPVSSLSSILVGLILVLTLAVSLLVISRASSSSSSSSSSSETTWKVAAASAGGSSDINTTTTTYSHAALTSTQPPPQPLLFSFSSLNNLNTANSSPAPAPAPQISAADVLQETIIQKVEGDVINRVDNDVVANRTVFISGSQLDKVEASLGRARSAIREAAKVRNKTSTHQDPDYVPRGPIYHNPNAFHRSYLEMEKVFKIYVYEEGEVPIFHEGPCRGIYSSEGRFIHEMEKGKFYRTKDPHKALVYFLPFSVVTMVEYIYMPETFDRSGMKLAVVDYINLISHKHPFWNRSHGADHFMLSCHDWGPYTTSFVPDLFHNSIRILCNANTTEGFNPSKDASLPEINLKTSEMSGIGGQPPSKRSTLAFFAGGLHGHIRYLLLNEWKGKDQDVLVYDKLPQGVSYENMLKSSKFCLCPSGYEVASPRVVEAIYAQCVPVLISDGYVPPFSDVLNWNSFSVQVPVKNISDIKTILTAISSREYLRMQRKVKQVQRHFLVNGPPKRYDVFHMIVHSIWLRRLNIRIQDVFT; via the exons ATGAGGCCCAGTCGTAACAAACCAGTTTCATCTTTATCCTCGATTTTAGTGGGATTAATACTCGTATTAACTTTGGCAGTATCTTTGTTGGTAATCTCAAgggcttcttcctcctcctcctcatcttcGTCTTCTTCAGAGACAACATGGAAAGTAGCTGCAGCTTCAGCTGGTGGTAGTAGTGATATTaatactactactactacttaCTCTCATGCTGCTTTAACATCCACtcaaccaccaccacaacctctACTTTTTAGTTTCTCTTCACTAAATAACCTAAATACAGCCAACTCATCTCCAGCTCCTGCTCCTGCCCCTCAAATATCA GCAGCTGATGTGTTGCAAGAGACGATAATCCAGAAAGTAGAAGGAGACGTGATTAATAGAGTGGATAATGATGTTGTTGCCAATAGAACAGTGTTCATCAGCGGCAGCCAGCTTGATAAAGTAGAAGCAAGTTTGGGTAGAGCACGGTCTGCCATTAGAGAAGCTGCTAAAGTTAGGAATAAAACATCCACACATCAAGACCCTGATTATGTTCCTCGAGGCCCTATATATCATAACCCTAACGCCTTCCACAG GAGTTACCTAGAGATGGAGAAGGTGTTCAAGATCTATGTATACGAAGAAGGAGAGGTTCCAATATTTCACGAAGGGCCATGCAGGGGTATATATTCATCAGAAGGAAGGTTTATTCATGAGATGGAGAAGGGCAAATTTTATCGTACAAAAGACCCTCACAAGGCACTTGTTTATTTCCTTCCATTCAGTGTGGTTACTATGGTAGAGTATATCTATATGCCTGAAACCTTTGATCGAAGTGGCATGAAGCTTGCTGTGGTCGACTACATCAATCTCATTTCTCACAAACATCCGTTCTGGAACCGAAGCCACGGTGCCGATCATTTCATGTTGTCCTGTCATGATTGG GGACCATATACGACATCCTTCGTCCCTGATTTATTCCACAACTCCATTAGAATTCTATGCAATGCGAACACTACAGAAGGATTTAATCCGTCGAAAGATGCGTCACTTCCAGAGATTAATCTGAAAACATCGGAAATGTCGGGAATCGGCGGCCAGCCTCCATCGAAGCGATCCACACTAGCTTTCTTTGCAGGGGGTCTACACGGCCACATCAGGTACCTTCTCCTAAACGAATGGAAGGGCAAAGACCAAGACGTGTTAGTTTACGACAAACTTCCTCAGGGAGTGTCGTACGAGAACATGCTCAAGAGCAGCAAGTTTTGCTTATGCCCTAGCGGGTACGAAGTGGCAAGTCCAAGAGTGGTGGAAGCAATTTATGCACAGTGTGTGCCGGTGTTGATTTCAGATGGCTACGTTCCTCCATTCAGCGATGTTTTGAACTGGAACTCGTTTTCTGTACAAGTTCCGGTCAAGAATATATCCGACATCAAGACCATATTGACAGCCATATCGAGCAGGGAGTACCTCCGGATGCAGAGGAAGGTGAAACAAGTGCAACGACATTTTTTGGTGAATGGACCCCCGAAGAGATACGATGTTTTCCACATGATTGTTCACTCCATCTGGCTCAGACGCTTAAACATTCGCATTCAAGATGTATTCACCTAA
- the LOC126603975 gene encoding TOM1-like protein 5 yields the protein MAAELVNSATSEKLAEMDWMKNIQICELVAHDHRQARDVIKAIKKRLGSKHANSQLYAVMLLEMLMNNIGEHIHKQVVDVGLLPILVKIVKKKSDLPVRERIFLLLDATQTSLGGASGKFPQYYTAYYDLVSAGLEFHQRPHQVTTNCPTPQSAKKSSPNGELASSIHERVAPQAEPQIVPESSIIQKASNALDVLKEVLDAVDSQHPEGAKDEFTLDLVEQCSFQKQKIMHLVMTSRDEKAVSRAIELNEQLQKVLARHEFLLSCKPIPTVNHLNQEEAEEEEEAEQLVRRLRKGKACVRPEDEEQSAERPHLGLLGSTQPAERLNRPLIRPLSLEPLHESNGHLPPANGHLPPPPAKHIEREKYFQGTKTDGSGLAGHVRGLSLHSRNASSSRSGSMDFSE from the exons ATGGCTGCTGAACTTGTCAATTCTGCTACAAGCGAAAAACTGGCTGAAATGGACTGGATGAAGAATATTCAAATATGTGAATTAGTTGCGCATGATCATAG GCAAGCTAGAGATGTCATTAAAGCAATAAAAAAACGACTGGGGAGTAAACATGCAAATTCTCAACTTTATGCGGTTATG ttgcTGGAGATGTTGATGAACAACATAGGAGAACATATTCATAAACAGGTGGTCGATGTTGGGCTTCTTCCTATTCTAGTAAAGATAGTCAAGAAAAAG TCAGACTTGCCAGTGCGAGAGCGCATCTTTCTACTTCTAGATGCCACACAGACATCCCTTGGTGGTGCTTCTGGGAAGTTCCCACAGTATTATACTGCTTATTATGACTTGGTG AGTGCTGGACTAGAGTTCCATCAAAGGCCTCATCAGGTCACTACGAATTGCCCAACGCCACAATCAGCTAAGAAAAGTTCACCTAATGGTGAATTAGCATCATCTATACATGAAAGGGTTGCTCCTCAAGCAGAGCCACAGATTGTTCCTGAATCTAG TATTATTCAGAAGGCTAGTAATGCATTAGATGTTTTGAAGGAAGTTCTTGATGCTGTTGATAGTCAGCATCCTGAG GGGGCAAAGGATGAATTCACACTTGATCTTGTGGAACAATGTTCTttccaaaagcaaaaaattatGCATCTTGTGATGACTTCTCG GGATGAGAAGGCCGTTTCTCGGGCTATTGAGTTAAATGAGCAGCTCCAGAAGGTTCTTGCAAGACATGAATTCCTACTTTCTTGTAAGCCTATACCAACTGTTAACCATCTTAACCAAGAGGAGgctgaggaggaagaggaggctGAGCAGCTTGTCCGAAG GCTACGGAAAGGAAAAGCTTGTGTAAGGCCTGAGGATGAAGAGCAATCAGCCGAGCGCCCCCACTTGGGCTTGCTTGGATCAACCCAGCCAGCAGAACGGCTGAACCGTCCACTTATACGACCACTTTCGTTAGAGCCATTGCATGAATCAAATGGGCATCTTCCACCTGCAAATGGGCATCTTCCACCCCCACCTGCAAAACACATTGAGAGGGAAAAATACTTCCAGGGAACCAAGACCGATGGTTCTGGTTTGGCTGGCCATGTGAGGGGTCTGTCATTACATAGTCGTAATGCCAGTAGCTCTCGCAGTGGAAGCATGGATTTCAGCGAATGA